A stretch of the Candidatus Zymogenaceae bacterium genome encodes the following:
- a CDS encoding GNAT family N-acetyltransferase, with product NLIYKDQAFIPGEKGEYPEYLENYRTTDSGLSLFFRPVKITDEPLLKEFFYDLSDKTIYRRFFINLLSISHEKLQKFSVVDFNREMVILAVDIENNRESALGIGQYIVDILSNYAEIAFIVRDDHQKMGIGTELLTYLTYLAKRQGLAGFTAEVLPVNKPMLSLFAKEGFEIEKKSLGGVIKLKRDFTKD from the coding sequence AACCTCATCTACAAAGACCAGGCCTTCATCCCCGGTGAGAAGGGGGAGTACCCGGAATACCTGGAAAACTACCGGACCACCGACTCGGGCCTTTCTCTCTTTTTCAGGCCGGTAAAGATCACCGACGAGCCGCTGCTCAAGGAGTTTTTCTACGACCTGTCCGACAAGACCATATACCGGAGGTTCTTCATCAACCTCCTCTCCATATCCCACGAAAAACTCCAGAAATTTTCGGTGGTGGATTTTAACCGGGAGATGGTGATTCTGGCGGTTGATATCGAAAACAACAGGGAATCAGCCCTGGGGATCGGCCAGTATATCGTCGATATTCTCTCCAACTACGCCGAGATCGCCTTTATCGTCCGGGACGATCACCAAAAGATGGGCATCGGCACCGAGCTTTTGACCTACCTGACGTATCTTGCCAAGCGTCAGGGTCTGGCGGGTTTCACCGCCGAGGTGCTGCCCGTCAACAAGCCAATGCTCAGCCTGTTCGCGAAAGAGGGCTTTGAAATC